One window of the Salvia miltiorrhiza cultivar Shanhuang (shh) chromosome 6, IMPLAD_Smil_shh, whole genome shotgun sequence genome contains the following:
- the LOC130989218 gene encoding NAC domain-containing protein 6-like translates to MDEESKYELKLPGFRFHPTEEELLNFYLKSMVFGKKFRGDVIGFLNIYNYDPKDLPKLAKTGEREWYFFVPRDRKHGGGGRPNRTTAKGFWKATGSDRQIMGGSDPKQTLGLKKTLVFYEGRAPRGRKTNWIMNEYRLPDNCSAPKDIVLCKIYMKATSLKVLEQRAAMEEGAKTHASSSLDSASLQFEGKELKREREERESRPCSSLVLPNNIAELQVPKMSMDWMHDSFWTNLSPWLDNFTPFMPLC, encoded by the exons ATGGATGAAGAATCTAAATATGAGCTGAAGCTGCCCGGATTCAGATTCCACCCAACCGAGGAAGAGCTCTTGAATTTCTACCTCAAAAGCATGGTTTTCGGGAAGAAATTCCGCGGCGATGTTATCGgatttttgaatatatacaaCTACGATCCCAAAGATTTGCCGA AGCTGGCGAAAACAGGGGAGAGAGAGTGGTACTTCTTCGTGCCTCGGGACAGGAAGCACGGCGGCGGAGGGAGGCCGAACCGCACGACGGCGAAGGGATTCTGGAAGGCGACGGGTTCGGACAGGCAGATTATGGGCGGCTCGGATCCGAAGCAGACGCTGGGGCTCAAGAAGACGCTGGTTTTTTACGAGGGCAGAGCGCCACGTGGCAGGAAGACCAACTGGATCATGAATGAGTATCGCCTCCCCGACAACTGCTCCGCCCCTAAG GACATTGTTTTGTGCAAGATATACATGAAGGCGACGTCGTTGAAGGTGCTGGAGCAGAGGGCTGCGATGGAGGAAGGGGCCAAGACACACGCTTCTTCTTCGCTGGATTCCGCCTCGTTGCAGTTTGAGGGGAAGGagttgaagagagagagggaggagagagagagcaggCCTTGCTCGAGCTTGGTGTTGCCGAATAACATAGCAGAGCTGCAGGTGCCTAAGATGAGCATGGATTGGATGCACGACTCTTTCTGGACTAATTTAAGCCCATGGCTCGATAACTTCACACCCTTCATGCCACTGTGCTGA
- the LOC130990816 gene encoding uncharacterized protein LOC130990816, with protein sequence MALHHSRSLSFPSSSHPALTHFDDSLSRVRSSEAACCSLSSINATINGLKNLYDSIDDLLLLPHIQQVVSEECVDDCIRLLDACSSVKDLISLSKQNLRELLSAIRRKDVRGINTYLASRKRLKKMIQKCLKKLRRSSASATSENASLLKDAESVAISLLESLLSYMLGTKMQERKSSWSLVSKLMQSKKASDEENEFNKVDSLLQLNQENELVNHLKQMESSIQDVEEKLESTFRQLIKTRVSLLNILNH encoded by the coding sequence ATGGCTCTTCACCACAGCCGCTCTCTTAGCTTCCCATCTTCATCACATCCTGCTCTTACTCACTTCGATGACAGCTTATCCAGAGTGAGATCTTCGGAAGCTGCTTGCTGCTCGCTCTCATCAATCAACGCCACAATAAATGGCCTCAAAAACCTGTACGATAGCATTGATGATTTGCTGCTCTTGCCTCACATTCAACAGGTCGTATCTGAGGAATGTGTCGATGATTGCATTAGGCTATTGGATGCGTGCAGCTCAGTTAAAGATCTCATCTCACTTTCCAAGCAAAATTTAAGAGAGCTTCTCTCTGCTATAAGGAGAAAGGATGTTCGAGGCATCAATACCTACCTTGCTTCAAGAAAAAGGTTGAAGAAAATGATCCAAAAGTGTTTGAAGAAGTTGAGACGTAGCAGCGCCTCAGCCACTTCTGAGAATGCTTCCCTGTTGAAAGATGCAGAGTCCGTTGCCATTTCCTTGCTCGAGTCTCTCTTGTCCTACATGTTGGGAACGAAGATGCAAGAGAGGAAGAGCAGCTGGTCATTGGTGTCAAAGCTGATGCAATCCAAGAAAGCATCAGACGAAGAGAATGAGTTCAACAAGGTGGATTCACTCCTGCAACTGAACCAGGAAAACGAGCTCGTGAATCACTTGAAACAGATGGAATCAAGCATTCAAGATGTTGAAGAAAAACTCGAATCCACATTCAGGCAGTTGATAAAAACTAGAGTTTCCCTCCTCAACATTCTCAACCACTAG
- the LOC130989217 gene encoding uncharacterized protein LOC130989217 — protein sequence MLQTSQTPSFIHQFNSKPYFHQQKTMALHHGRSLSFPSSSHPALSHFDENISRLRSSEAACSSLSSINATINSLKNLYESIDDLLLLPHIQQIVSEESVDDYISLLDACSTVKDLVSLAKQDLRDLLSAVRRKDAKGINGYLASRKRSKKMIQKCLKKLRRSSASTTSENVSMLKDAESVAISLLESLLSYTLGTKMQETKSSWSLVSKLIQSKKASDDENEFNKVDSLLQVNQENELVNHLKEMDSSIQVLEEELESVFRQLIKTRVSLLNILNH from the coding sequence ATGCTTCAAACATCACAAACTCCTTCCTTCATTCATCAATTCAATTCTAAGCCTTATTTCCACCAACAAAAAACAATGGCTCTTCACCATGGCCGCTCTCTTAGCTTCCCTTCTTCATCACATCCTGCCCTTTCTCACTTCGATGAGAACATATCCAGATTGAGATCTTCGGAAGCTGCTTGCTCCTCGCTCTCATCAATCAACGCCACAATAAACAGCCTCAAAAACTTATACGAGAGCATTGATGATTTGCTGCTCTTGCCTCACATTCAACAGATTGTTTCTGAGGAATCTGTCGATGATTACATCAGCCTATTGGATGCTTGCAGCACAGTTAAAGATCTCGTCTCTCTTGCAAAGCAAGATTTACGAGATCTTCTCTCTGCAGTAAGGAGAAAGGATGCTAAAGGCATCAATGGCTACCTTGCTTCCAGAAAAAGGTCGAAGAAAATGATCCAAAAGTGTTTGAAGAAGTTGAGACGTAGCAGCGCCTCAACCACTTCTGAGAATGTTTCCATGTTGAAAGATGCAGAGTCCGTTGCCATTTCCCTGCTCGAGTCTCTCTTATCTTACACGTTGGGAACGAAGATGCAAGAGACGAAGAGCAGCTGGTCGTTGGTATCAAAACTGATACAATCCAAGAAAGCATCAGACGACGAGAATGAGTTCAACAAGGTGGATTCACTCCTGCAAGTGAACCAAGAAAACGAGCTCGTGAATCACTTGAAAGAGATGGACTCGAGCATTCAAGTTCTTGAAGAAGAACTTGAATCAGTATTCAGGCAGCTGATCAAGACCAGAGTTTCCCTTCTCAACATTCTCAACCACTAG
- the LOC130990817 gene encoding uncharacterized protein LOC130990817: MALHHSRSLSFPSASHPAVSHFDESLSRLRSSEAACSSLSTFNATINGLRNLYESIDDLLLLPHIQQIVSEECVDDYINLLDACSSVKDLISLAKQNLRELLSAIRRKDVQGINAYLASRKKLKKMIQKCLKKLRRSSVSATSENASMLKDAESVAISLLESLLSYTLGVKMQETKSSWSSVSKLMQSKKVSDDENEFNKVDSLLQVNQENELVNHIKEMDSSIQVVEEELESVFRQLIKTRVSLLNILNH; this comes from the coding sequence ATGGCTCTTCACCACAGCCGCTCTCTTAGCTTCCCATCTGCATCACATCCTGCTGTTTCCCACTTCGATGAGAGCCTATCCCGGTTGAGATCTTCGGAGGCTGCTTGCTCCTCCCTCTCAACATTCAACGCCACAATAAACGGCCTCAGAAATTTATACGAGAGCATTGATGATTTGCTGCTCTTGCCTCACATCCAACAGATTGTTTCTGAGGAGTGTGTTGATGATTACATCAACCTATTGGATGCTTGCAGCTCAGTTAAAGATCTCATCTCACTTGCAAAGCAAAATTTAAGAGAGCTTTTGTCTGCTATAAGGAGAAAGGATGTTCAAGGAATCAATGCCTACCTTGCTTCAAGAAAGAAGTTGAAGAAAATGATCCAAAAGTGCTTGAAGAAGTTGAGACGTAGCAGCGTCTCAGCCACTTCTGAGAATGCTTCCATGTTGAAAGATGCAGAGTCCGTTGCCATTTCCTTGCTCGAGTCTCTCTTGTCCTACACCTTGGGGGTGAAGATGCAAGAGACGAAGAGCAGCTGGTCGTCGGTGTCAAAGCTTATGCAGTCCAAGAAAGTATCAGATGACGAGAATGAGTTCAACAAGGTGGATTCACTCCTTCAAGTGAATCAAGAAAACGAGCTCGTGAATCACATAAAAGAGATGGACTCGAGCATTCAAGTTGTTGAAGAAGAACTCGAATCAGTATTCAGGCAGTTGATCAAGACCAGAGTTTCCCTTCTCAACATCCTCAACCACTAG